From a region of the Thermosipho melanesiensis BI429 genome:
- the gyrB gene encoding DNA topoisomerase (ATP-hydrolyzing) subunit B: protein MDYNAQNIKVLKGLEPVRQRPGMYIGSTGKAGLHHLVYEIVDNSVDEALQGYCDKIYVTIFKDGSVEIKDNGRGIPVDIHPETGKSALEVVMTTLHAGGKFSKDSYKVSGGLHGVGASVVNALSEWLEVEVHRDGKIYYQKYQRGTPLTEVRIIGETDYRGTIVRFKPDTEIFSTVEFDSDTILIRLRELAFLNPNITVVFKDERENIEKTFHFTGGLKEFVVHLSKGTRSLHEPILVSGEYNSIKVDVCFQYTASDFEKIYSFVNNIRTVDGGTHVTGFKTAFTRVVNELGKKTGQLKKDTLRGEDIREGIVAIVSVLMSKTPEFEGQTKSKLGNEEVQEAVAKVVREKLLEYFESNENTLKIIIQKALEAKKAREAAKHAREMIKRKSVFGSSSLPGKLADCITKKMEESELFIVEGDSAGGSAKQARDRNFQAILPLRGKILNVEKSSWLKLLKNEQIRDIITALGTGIGDDFDISKLRYGKIIIMTDADVDGAHIRTLLLTLFYRYMKELIDEGRIYIAQPPLYKVNVNKKIYYFYSDEELEEFKENLKDKKFEIQRYKGLGEMNPQQLWETTMDPEKRKLLKVEIEDAEEADELFEMLMGSDTESRKEFIFRHALQVKEIDI from the coding sequence ATGGATTATAATGCACAGAATATAAAAGTTTTGAAAGGTCTTGAGCCTGTTAGACAAAGACCGGGAATGTACATAGGTTCTACAGGAAAGGCAGGGCTCCATCATCTTGTATATGAAATAGTGGATAACAGTGTAGATGAAGCGTTGCAGGGATATTGTGATAAAATTTACGTAACTATTTTTAAAGATGGAAGTGTAGAAATAAAAGACAATGGTAGGGGTATCCCAGTTGATATTCACCCAGAAACGGGTAAAAGTGCACTTGAAGTTGTTATGACTACTTTACATGCTGGGGGAAAGTTTTCAAAAGATTCTTACAAAGTTAGTGGAGGATTACACGGAGTTGGAGCATCGGTTGTAAATGCATTATCTGAGTGGTTAGAAGTGGAAGTTCACAGGGATGGAAAAATATACTATCAAAAGTACCAGAGAGGTACACCTTTAACGGAAGTTAGGATAATAGGTGAAACAGATTACCGAGGGACTATTGTAAGGTTTAAACCTGATACTGAGATTTTTTCTACAGTGGAATTTGATAGTGATACCATTTTAATTAGATTAAGAGAACTTGCATTTTTAAATCCAAATATAACTGTTGTGTTTAAAGATGAAAGGGAAAACATAGAAAAAACGTTTCATTTTACTGGAGGATTAAAAGAATTTGTGGTACATTTGAGTAAAGGTACTAGAAGTTTACATGAACCTATTTTAGTTTCTGGAGAGTATAATAGTATAAAGGTGGATGTTTGTTTTCAATACACCGCTTCTGATTTTGAAAAAATTTATTCTTTTGTTAACAATATTAGAACTGTTGATGGTGGAACACATGTAACGGGTTTTAAGACGGCTTTTACACGTGTTGTTAATGAACTTGGAAAAAAAACAGGGCAATTAAAGAAAGATACTTTAAGAGGAGAAGATATCAGGGAAGGTATAGTTGCAATAGTTAGCGTTTTAATGTCAAAAACTCCAGAGTTTGAAGGACAAACAAAATCAAAACTTGGAAATGAAGAAGTTCAAGAAGCGGTTGCAAAGGTTGTTAGAGAAAAACTTCTTGAATATTTTGAATCTAATGAAAACACTTTGAAGATAATAATTCAGAAAGCTTTAGAGGCAAAGAAAGCTAGAGAAGCAGCAAAACATGCTAGAGAAATGATAAAAAGAAAGAGTGTCTTTGGAAGTTCTTCTTTACCTGGGAAATTAGCAGATTGTATAACGAAAAAGATGGAAGAATCTGAGCTGTTCATAGTCGAGGGTGATTCTGCAGGTGGTTCTGCAAAGCAGGCAAGAGATAGAAACTTTCAGGCAATTTTGCCTTTGAGAGGTAAGATTTTGAATGTTGAAAAGAGCAGTTGGCTTAAACTTCTAAAAAACGAACAAATAAGAGATATTATTACAGCGCTTGGAACCGGAATTGGAGATGATTTTGATATTTCAAAACTCAGGTATGGAAAGATAATAATTATGACAGATGCAGATGTGGATGGGGCACACATTAGAACGTTGCTTTTAACGTTATTTTATAGGTATATGAAAGAATTAATAGATGAGGGAAGGATATATATAGCTCAACCTCCTTTATATAAAGTTAATGTAAATAAAAAAATATATTATTTTTATAGTGATGAAGAACTTGAAGAATTTAAGGAGAATTTGAAAGACAAAAAGTTTGAAATTCAAAGGTATAAAGGATTAGGTGAAATGAATCCACAGCAGTTATGGGAAACTACAATGGATCCAGAAAAAAGAAAACTTTTAAAGGTTGAAATAGAAGATGCTGAAGAAGCAGATGAGTTATTTGAAATGCTTATGGGTAGTGATACTGAGAGTAGAAAGGAATTTATCTTTAGACATGCACTCCAGGTTAAGGAGATTGATATATAA
- a CDS encoding DUF721 domain-containing protein has product MKKLAEVFKELSKKNPLFRKLYISTVSSEYFKEVIGEPFKNHCDVVGFSKGNIYVECESIYATELQFFKEKIRDRINEKLGEDMVKRVIIKGKRRHWNGL; this is encoded by the coding sequence ATGAAAAAATTAGCGGAAGTTTTTAAAGAACTTTCCAAAAAAAACCCACTTTTTAGAAAATTGTATATAAGTACTGTATCAAGCGAGTATTTTAAAGAGGTTATTGGTGAACCATTTAAAAACCATTGTGACGTGGTAGGCTTTAGTAAGGGAAATATATACGTTGAATGTGAAAGTATTTATGCAACAGAGCTCCAGTTTTTTAAAGAAAAGATTCGTGATAGGATAAATGAAAAATTAGGAGAAGATATGGTAAAAAGAGTAATAATAAAAGGAAAGAGGAGGCATTGGAATGGATTATAA
- the mtaB gene encoding tRNA (N(6)-L-threonylcarbamoyladenosine(37)-C(2))-methylthiotransferase MtaB, whose protein sequence is MRVSIITYGCKLNQYESELMTERLENEGYVVVNGEVESDIYVINSCVVTNEATRKVKQQIRRLKKRFPDSKIVVTGCYSQLFARELLEEEVDLILGNKEKKRIESIIENVGVFVDRTYWNSDDLDEEYVFSSLSERTRAFIKVQDGCTNVCSYCTIRYARGMRIRSKPIELVVSEILRMVNKDYKEIVITGLNLGKYGKDKETSLLNLLKNVVKIKGDFRIRLSSINPEDINDELIKFIVNEEKVCNHLHVPLQSGSTKILEKMRRNYTQSDFLNLAYKLRKEDINFSITTDIMVGFPGETQEDFEETLKVVKEVMFSKVHTFRYSDRPNTLAYKMENKVPGNVKKERAIELDKFSKEVAKEYRKRLVGKSTKVIIESCKNKIYKGYDEYYVLHETSRGNFGNFAYVNIMAVTDEGVISKSYDRKISNQ, encoded by the coding sequence ATGAGGGTTAGTATAATAACGTATGGATGTAAGTTGAATCAATATGAATCAGAGTTGATGACCGAAAGGCTTGAAAATGAGGGTTATGTGGTCGTAAATGGAGAGGTCGAATCTGATATATATGTTATAAATAGTTGTGTGGTTACAAATGAAGCTACAAGAAAGGTAAAACAACAAATAAGACGATTAAAAAAGAGATTTCCAGATTCAAAAATAGTTGTTACAGGATGTTATTCACAGTTATTTGCAAGAGAATTATTGGAAGAAGAGGTAGACCTTATTTTAGGAAATAAAGAGAAGAAAAGGATAGAAAGTATTATTGAAAATGTCGGAGTATTTGTTGACAGAACATACTGGAATTCAGATGATTTGGATGAAGAATATGTTTTTTCATCTCTTTCTGAAAGAACACGTGCGTTTATAAAGGTTCAGGATGGTTGTACTAATGTGTGTAGTTATTGCACAATCAGGTATGCACGTGGAATGAGAATAAGAAGTAAACCAATTGAGCTTGTTGTAAGTGAGATATTAAGAATGGTAAATAAGGATTATAAAGAAATAGTGATTACAGGTTTGAACCTTGGGAAATATGGAAAGGATAAAGAAACATCTTTATTGAATTTGTTAAAGAATGTAGTAAAAATAAAGGGAGATTTTAGAATAAGGCTTAGTTCAATAAACCCAGAGGATATAAATGATGAACTTATTAAATTTATAGTAAACGAGGAAAAGGTTTGTAATCACTTACATGTACCTTTGCAGAGTGGTAGTACAAAAATTTTGGAAAAAATGAGGCGAAATTATACTCAAAGTGATTTTCTTAACCTAGCGTATAAGTTGAGAAAAGAAGATATAAACTTTTCAATTACCACGGATATAATGGTAGGCTTTCCCGGAGAAACGCAGGAAGATTTTGAAGAGACATTAAAAGTTGTAAAAGAAGTTATGTTTTCCAAGGTTCATACGTTTAGGTATTCCGATAGACCTAATACACTTGCTTATAAAATGGAAAATAAAGTGCCAGGTAATGTAAAAAAGGAAAGAGCAATAGAACTTGATAAATTTAGCAAAGAGGTTGCAAAGGAATATAGAAAGAGATTAGTTGGGAAAAGCACAAAGGTTATTATTGAAAGTTGTAAAAATAAAATATATAAAGGATACGATGAGTATTATGTTCTCCATGAAACATCAAGGGGTAATTTTGGAAATTTTGCCTATGTTAATATAATGGCTGTAACTGATGAAGGAGTGATTTCGAAATCGTATGATAGAAAGATCTCTAATCAATGA
- a CDS encoding ATP-binding cassette domain-containing protein — translation MEKAKKKNLEVIDFSGYSNNIPLFENISFSLDVGKILVIYGPRGSSKSALLRSFSRLNEEVYDDIKYDGTVNVCGKNLFDYDVKELRNDVLYIDTNFFEALDYLKFGEFLELATNEELLSFENYISILDDFGVLKTLSKGFETKLSDFYVLEKILTLLFVGYLKNSKIVILDCILDHLDDDHLKVVSKILKKNMVSARKTLIVATRFFKRFLPIADLFISLKSGKIEFVGEPKDYTIVR, via the coding sequence ATGGAAAAAGCAAAAAAGAAAAATCTTGAAGTGATAGATTTCTCTGGATATTCTAACAATATCCCGCTTTTTGAAAATATCAGTTTTTCATTGGATGTAGGTAAGATACTTGTAATTTACGGCCCGCGTGGTTCCTCCAAATCTGCGCTTCTTCGTTCATTTTCTCGCCTAAATGAAGAGGTATACGATGATATAAAATACGATGGAACTGTAAATGTATGTGGAAAGAATTTATTTGATTACGACGTTAAAGAATTGAGAAATGATGTTTTATATATAGATACAAACTTTTTTGAAGCTTTAGATTATTTGAAGTTTGGGGAATTTTTGGAGCTTGCAACCAATGAGGAGTTGCTTTCTTTTGAGAATTATATTTCCATATTAGATGATTTTGGTGTTTTAAAGACTCTTTCGAAAGGATTTGAAACTAAACTTTCAGATTTTTACGTTTTAGAGAAGATATTAACACTTCTTTTTGTTGGTTATTTAAAAAATTCAAAAATAGTTATTTTAGATTGTATTTTAGATCACTTAGATGATGACCACTTAAAAGTTGTTTCCAAAATCTTGAAAAAAAACATGGTTTCCGCCAGAAAAACCCTAATAGTTGCCACACGCTTTTTTAAGCGCTTCCTTCCTATTGCAGATTTGTTTATTTCTCTAAAAAGTGGTAAAATTGAATTTGTAGGTGAGCCTAAAGATTATACAATTGTGAGGTGA
- a CDS encoding 1-phosphofructokinase family hexose kinase has product MIILPVLSVCMNPALDREFYINNFSVDKLHRLDPEYSRMSPGGKAINVAIDLASFRIKSIVTGFIGGYVGDIVLSELREISNLITTNFVHIEGETRENIVIIDEVNHTITEINSSGPRIPIEDIEHFLRRYKLIVPSADAVVISGSISQGIPAQIYGDLTKIAKKYGKKVFWETRDNILRESLKIDSPCILRPDFRKEQVIFGRELNSEQDYIDAGKELIRYGVKMAVLSYKIDYDIVVTSDGVWFIRPLVEVDHSHLLGTGDTYMAAMIYKYFETENLIEIAKFGYAAALAKTWYRAKVPPKYEDIEKALTMFKIERVE; this is encoded by the coding sequence GTGATTATTTTGCCAGTTCTTTCTGTTTGTATGAATCCTGCTTTAGACAGGGAGTTTTATATTAACAATTTTTCAGTTGATAAATTACATAGATTAGATCCTGAATATTCGCGAATGTCTCCTGGTGGTAAGGCTATTAATGTTGCTATAGATTTGGCATCATTTCGTATAAAATCAATTGTTACTGGTTTTATAGGTGGTTATGTGGGAGATATTGTTTTGTCGGAATTGAGGGAAATTTCAAATTTGATAACAACTAATTTTGTTCACATAGAAGGTGAAACAAGGGAGAATATAGTTATTATTGATGAGGTCAATCATACAATTACTGAGATAAATTCTTCAGGCCCGAGGATTCCCATTGAAGACATAGAGCATTTTTTAAGAAGGTACAAATTGATTGTACCATCTGCTGATGCTGTTGTAATTTCAGGAAGCATTTCACAGGGAATTCCCGCTCAGATATACGGGGATTTAACTAAAATTGCAAAAAAATATGGGAAAAAGGTTTTCTGGGAAACAAGGGATAATATACTAAGGGAATCTTTAAAGATAGATTCGCCGTGTATTCTCAGGCCGGATTTTAGAAAAGAACAAGTAATTTTCGGTAGAGAGCTAAATTCTGAACAAGATTATATAGATGCGGGAAAAGAATTAATAAGATATGGGGTAAAAATGGCTGTACTTTCCTATAAAATTGATTACGATATTGTTGTAACTTCTGATGGGGTTTGGTTTATACGACCTCTTGTTGAGGTAGATCATTCGCATCTTTTGGGAACAGGTGATACTTATATGGCTGCTATGATATATAAATATTTTGAAACAGAAAATTTAATTGAGATAGCCAAGTTTGGTTATGCAGCTGCCCTTGCAAAAACGTGGTACAGGGCGAAGGTTCCACCAAAGTATGAAGACATTGAAAAGGCATTAACAATGTTTAAAATTGAGAGGGTGGAGTAA
- the flgA gene encoding flagellar basal body P-ring formation chaperone FlgA, translated as MKTIVFFLLFIPIFVGAVYIQFLDVSTVTTNTVTIYDVTATFTGIDATSLKNITLAYIPENTSIDVNIKYVLQRLSRVATQIEATPTFGYIKVYFPTILTNESTKATLTEDIAKDLSLKIVLSKLPKGAKVEISSLYGFIVPHDDFKYDVIESPGGSFLVRFSLIKEGKIRGYFNVNLIAEYIRKIPVAARNINYGEQIKRDDVVFSDVNVLSLHGTPVDVSRLPMVAKKYFKVGEPIFEEFLEKVPDVVVGQLIFGYVELPGVKVHALLRAMESGNVGDVIKARNVDSGKIVYGVIVEGPMLKVVEVSK; from the coding sequence GTGAAAACCATAGTTTTCTTTTTACTTTTTATTCCAATCTTTGTAGGTGCGGTGTACATACAATTTTTAGATGTTTCTACTGTAACTACTAATACCGTTACTATTTACGATGTGACTGCAACTTTTACAGGTATTGATGCAACTTCATTAAAGAACATTACTCTTGCCTATATTCCGGAAAATACGTCTATTGATGTAAATATAAAGTATGTATTACAAAGGTTATCAAGGGTGGCTACTCAGATTGAAGCTACCCCTACTTTTGGTTACATAAAAGTTTATTTTCCAACAATTTTAACTAATGAAAGTACTAAGGCAACATTAACCGAAGATATTGCAAAAGATTTATCTTTAAAAATTGTTCTGTCAAAATTGCCCAAGGGCGCAAAAGTAGAAATAAGTTCTTTATATGGCTTTATTGTTCCACACGATGATTTTAAATATGATGTAATCGAGTCCCCAGGTGGAAGTTTTCTTGTGCGATTTTCTTTAATAAAAGAAGGAAAGATAAGGGGATACTTTAACGTTAATCTAATTGCTGAATACATTAGGAAAATACCAGTTGCCGCAAGAAATATTAATTACGGAGAACAAATAAAAAGGGATGATGTAGTTTTTAGCGATGTTAATGTATTATCATTACATGGTACACCAGTTGATGTTTCAAGGCTTCCTATGGTTGCGAAAAAATATTTTAAGGTTGGGGAACCTATCTTTGAAGAATTTTTAGAAAAAGTACCGGATGTAGTCGTAGGACAGCTCATATTTGGTTATGTGGAATTACCAGGAGTGAAGGTACATGCACTGCTTAGGGCTATGGAAAGCGGGAATGTAGGAGATGTAATTAAGGCGCGAAACGTAGATTCTGGAAAGATTGTATATGGTGTAATTGTTGAAGGGCCTATGTTGAAGGTCGTGGAGGTGTCAAAGTGA
- a CDS encoding aminotransferase class IV encodes MIERSLINDILNGIVVYETLRVYNGRPFALDEHFKRFSKSLSYVGEKVSYKEFLDEIERHLDFDRIKIYGIVNNGVKLYSIGENIEKSSTFSVRVDISDIRHADPFSIPPSFKALGRADLFLARKNKGENYDVILLNEKGFVCEGSFSNVFFIKNNVIYTPSLETGVLDGITRKNVIEMLKNMGYKVEEKMVELKELFYADEIFLTHTSRGIVSVEFLGKYRLETRISKLLSKKFEEFVNEKISGSF; translated from the coding sequence ATGATAGAAAGATCTCTAATCAATGATATTTTAAATGGAATAGTTGTGTATGAGACGTTAAGGGTATATAACGGAAGACCTTTTGCATTGGATGAGCACTTTAAAAGATTTTCAAAATCCCTATCTTATGTTGGCGAGAAAGTATCGTATAAAGAGTTTTTGGATGAAATAGAAAGGCATTTGGATTTTGATAGAATAAAAATATATGGGATTGTGAATAATGGTGTAAAGTTGTATTCGATTGGTGAAAATATAGAAAAAAGTAGCACTTTCAGTGTGAGAGTAGATATTTCAGACATAAGACATGCCGATCCTTTTTCAATACCACCAAGTTTTAAGGCTTTAGGTAGAGCTGATCTTTTTCTTGCAAGGAAAAATAAAGGAGAAAATTACGATGTAATATTGTTGAACGAAAAAGGTTTTGTGTGCGAAGGTAGTTTTTCAAACGTTTTCTTTATAAAAAACAACGTTATTTATACTCCTTCCTTGGAAACAGGTGTGTTAGATGGAATTACCAGAAAAAATGTAATAGAAATGCTAAAGAATATGGGGTATAAGGTTGAAGAAAAGATGGTTGAATTAAAAGAGTTATTTTATGCAGATGAGATATTTTTAACCCACACAAGTAGGGGGATTGTCTCTGTAGAATTTCTGGGAAAGTATAGATTAGAGACGAGGATTTCCAAACTTCTTTCCAAAAAGTTTGAGGAGTTTGTCAATGAAAAAATTAGCGGAAGTTTTTAA
- a CDS encoding flagellar basal body L-ring protein FlgH: MKKLILYLLILSTVIFSNSIYNPNSKFGNIIASKRASKVGDIVNILVYETPRFSTSSEMDSFKNTILGAINSGAKILGADLSGFLPVKDSDKLKNSNKSQTSVILQITAIVKNVDEYGNLYVEGRKNIKVGNDLREIIITGWVNPEVISPKNTVNSTDLMEAQIWENGKVIFEDDPNEGSWLGLILSTIADLFR; this comes from the coding sequence GTGAAGAAGTTAATTCTCTATTTGTTAATTTTATCAACGGTTATTTTTTCAAATTCTATATATAATCCAAATAGTAAGTTTGGAAATATAATAGCAAGTAAAAGGGCTTCAAAAGTTGGTGATATTGTAAATATACTGGTTTATGAGACTCCAAGGTTTTCTACGAGTTCCGAAATGGATTCTTTTAAAAACACTATATTAGGTGCTATAAATAGTGGAGCTAAAATTTTGGGGGCGGATTTATCAGGTTTTTTGCCCGTTAAAGATTCTGATAAGTTGAAAAATTCAAACAAAAGTCAAACAAGTGTTATTTTGCAAATAACAGCAATAGTTAAAAATGTAGATGAATATGGAAATTTGTATGTAGAAGGTAGAAAAAATATAAAGGTGGGAAATGATTTAAGAGAGATAATAATAACTGGATGGGTAAATCCCGAGGTTATATCTCCAAAAAATACCGTAAATTCTACAGATTTAATGGAAGCACAGATTTGGGAAAATGGAAAGGTAATTTTTGAGGATGATCCTAATGAGGGAAGCTGGCTTGGATTAATTCTTTCAACTATTGCAGATTTATTTAGATGA
- a CDS encoding MraY family glycosyltransferase translates to MRIIIYFLITILILLIAKKYKILLDYPNKRKNHNIPTPQIGGVILFTILSIYFNFPFLILLSLLIFGILDDMFKLSYKQKFTFEVLIAIYLVWKYPFTLFGYKNIFTDIFAIFWVVAFFNGFNMIDGFNGLSTGISIIYLSTLKNYNLALAYLPIFIFNFFGKLFIGESGVLITSYLLLLSALRLESDMVFLTIFFGYPFYEVVASFLRRTFSKENPFLADRKHLHHVLYQKLQMAFLPISYIIAYTFTLFPKSYISIFFYLSISLPLFIIHLKLAKK, encoded by the coding sequence TTGAGAATAATAATCTACTTTTTGATAACTATACTAATTCTACTAATAGCCAAAAAATACAAAATATTACTTGACTATCCAAACAAAAGAAAAAACCATAACATTCCCACCCCTCAAATAGGTGGTGTTATTCTTTTTACAATACTTTCTATATACTTTAATTTCCCCTTTCTCATCCTCTTGTCCCTTCTCATATTTGGCATCTTAGATGATATGTTTAAACTTTCATATAAACAAAAATTCACATTCGAAGTACTTATCGCGATTTATCTTGTATGGAAATATCCATTTACGTTATTTGGCTATAAAAATATATTTACAGATATTTTTGCTATATTCTGGGTTGTTGCATTTTTTAATGGATTTAACATGATAGACGGATTTAACGGTCTTTCAACTGGTATTTCAATTATATATCTTTCTACTCTTAAAAATTACAACTTAGCTTTGGCTTATTTGCCTATTTTTATTTTTAATTTTTTCGGAAAGTTATTTATCGGTGAAAGTGGGGTTCTAATAACAAGTTATCTGCTATTATTATCTGCACTAAGGTTGGAAAGCGATATGGTTTTCTTAACAATATTCTTTGGGTATCCTTTTTACGAAGTAGTTGCAAGCTTTTTAAGAAGGACATTTTCGAAAGAAAATCCCTTTCTTGCCGACAGAAAACACCTTCATCATGTACTTTACCAAAAATTGCAAATGGCATTTCTTCCTATATCATATATAATTGCATATACCTTTACACTTTTTCCAAAAAGTTATATTAGCATCTTTTTTTATCTCTCAATTTCATTACCTTTATTTATCATACATTTAAAACTTGCAAAAAAATAA
- a CDS encoding flagellar basal body P-ring protein FlgI: MKKKVIVLLLLVAFFSFTAVVRIKDIAKFRGARDNQLFGVGVVVGLNGTGDGGTLNSPLLANMFKNFGIPISESDIKSNNTALVMVIADIPPFYKEGMRLDVVVASLGSAKSLENGVLIQTPLYGADGNVYAVAQGPVSIGGVEVKSSVNLQSRFKATGYIPNGALIEREIPSNIVSENSITILLQHPDITTAARVAVAINQKFDTNLAKAKDPASIVVKVPDAFSDDIITFLSIIEELEVIPDQTAKVVINERTGTVIFGGNIKISDFTLSYGNFVVNIQNGEIDGQEATISNLISALKALGATPQDIIGIIQELHKAGAIYAEIKVM, encoded by the coding sequence GTGAAAAAGAAGGTAATAGTTCTTTTGTTGTTAGTAGCATTCTTTTCTTTTACTGCTGTTGTTAGGATAAAAGATATAGCAAAATTTAGAGGGGCAAGGGACAATCAGTTATTTGGTGTTGGTGTTGTAGTAGGTTTAAACGGAACGGGTGATGGTGGAACTTTAAATTCCCCTCTGCTTGCTAATATGTTTAAAAACTTTGGAATTCCTATTTCAGAAAGTGATATAAAATCTAATAACACTGCACTTGTTATGGTGATAGCAGATATCCCCCCTTTTTACAAGGAGGGAATGAGACTTGATGTTGTTGTAGCATCACTTGGGAGTGCAAAAAGCCTTGAAAATGGTGTTTTAATTCAAACGCCTTTGTATGGGGCAGATGGTAATGTATATGCAGTGGCACAAGGACCTGTTTCAATAGGTGGAGTGGAGGTAAAATCATCTGTAAATTTGCAAAGTAGATTTAAAGCCACAGGATATATTCCTAACGGAGCTTTGATAGAAAGGGAAATACCTTCTAATATAGTTTCTGAAAACAGTATTACAATACTGCTTCAGCATCCTGATATAACTACTGCTGCAAGGGTAGCTGTGGCTATAAATCAAAAATTTGATACAAACCTTGCAAAAGCAAAGGATCCTGCTTCAATTGTTGTAAAGGTGCCAGATGCATTTTCTGATGATATAATAACGTTTTTGTCTATTATTGAAGAACTTGAAGTAATTCCTGATCAAACTGCAAAAGTAGTTATTAACGAAAGAACTGGTACGGTTATTTTTGGTGGAAACATAAAAATTTCCGATTTTACACTAAGTTATGGAAATTTTGTGGTTAATATACAAAATGGAGAAATAGATGGCCAAGAAGCAACAATATCGAATTTAATTTCCGCTTTAAAAGCCCTTGGTGCAACCCCTCAAGACATAATAGGCATTATCCAAGAATTACATAAAGCAGGTGCTATATACGCTGAAATAAAAGTGATGTGA
- a CDS encoding rod-binding protein, giving the protein MKVESVNQIKVDKLKKVSEEFVANFFFQIFRKMYDTVPKSSLIPESFGEKWFRENLLYEYSKNAVKSDLRDLTDSVYKALGGKVYQKK; this is encoded by the coding sequence GTGAAAGTAGAATCTGTAAATCAAATAAAAGTTGATAAATTGAAAAAGGTTTCAGAAGAATTTGTTGCAAATTTTTTCTTTCAAATATTCAGAAAGATGTACGATACCGTTCCAAAATCATCTTTAATTCCAGAGAGTTTTGGGGAAAAGTGGTTTAGAGAAAATTTACTTTATGAGTATTCAAAAAACGCTGTAAAATCAGATTTAAGAGATTTAACCGATAGTGTTTACAAAGCTTTAGGAGGGAAAGTTTACCAGAAAAAATAA
- a CDS encoding HPP family protein: protein MKVKDFYIRDITAVLEDESVSRVLKILSRQEITGVPVVNEDYKVVGFISENDIIRAALPSYFSLLQTASFIPDLNQFVRSLKKISNKSVSEIMTKPAIVIKEDTPLLHAADLMIRHSLKILPVVDDGERLVGVITRMRILDTVSRED from the coding sequence ATGAAGGTTAAAGATTTCTATATTAGAGACATAACAGCCGTATTGGAAGATGAATCTGTTTCTAGGGTATTAAAGATTCTTTCCAGACAAGAAATAACAGGAGTACCTGTAGTTAATGAGGATTACAAAGTTGTTGGATTTATAAGTGAAAACGATATAATAAGAGCAGCGTTGCCAAGTTATTTTTCACTTTTACAAACTGCCTCTTTTATACCTGACTTAAACCAATTTGTTAGGAGTTTGAAAAAAATTTCAAATAAGTCTGTATCTGAAATTATGACAAAACCTGCAATTGTGATAAAAGAAGATACTCCACTTTTACATGCTGCAGATTTAATGATAAGACATAGCTTAAAGATCCTTCCTGTTGTTGATGATGGCGAGAGATTGGTTGGGGTAATTACAAGAATGAGAATTTTAGATACTGTAAGTAGGGAGGATTAA